A region from the Selenomonadales bacterium genome encodes:
- a CDS encoding M55 family metallopeptidase, with amino-acid sequence MSNELKIYISVDMEGVTGVTRFEDVEVGKPRYEHFRQLMIRETNAAIEGALAAGATQVVVRDAHDSACNLLPEELHPAALLISNWSGGVFGMMECIDSSFAAAVFIGNHAKANAPHAILKHTMSLAISDLRVNGMSLSEAGWNALIAGYYGVPVVFVSGDKAVCEHCQSLFPNVYTVAVKEAVGSASVNLHPAKARELIRAGVEQAVRERAKCTPFVLAQGYTVEIEFTKEDKAYRAQWYPGAERVNERTVRFMSDDFLACLRFFDFVS; translated from the coding sequence GTGAGCAATGAACTCAAGATCTATATATCCGTAGACATGGAAGGCGTTACCGGTGTAACGCGCTTTGAAGACGTAGAGGTCGGGAAGCCTAGGTATGAGCACTTCCGACAATTGATGATTCGTGAAACAAACGCCGCCATAGAAGGTGCGCTTGCCGCCGGGGCTACGCAGGTCGTGGTGCGCGACGCGCATGATTCTGCCTGTAACCTCCTGCCGGAGGAGCTTCACCCGGCGGCGCTCTTAATCAGCAACTGGTCAGGGGGCGTTTTTGGCATGATGGAGTGCATCGACAGCTCGTTTGCCGCAGCAGTCTTCATCGGCAACCACGCCAAAGCCAACGCACCGCATGCCATCCTTAAGCACACCATGAGCCTCGCGATTAGCGACTTGCGAGTTAACGGCATGTCCTTGTCCGAGGCGGGGTGGAATGCCCTTATCGCGGGATACTACGGTGTGCCGGTAGTCTTTGTGTCGGGCGACAAAGCGGTGTGCGAACACTGCCAGAGTCTGTTCCCCAATGTCTATACCGTAGCCGTGAAGGAAGCGGTAGGGTCGGCATCAGTTAACCTGCACCCCGCAAAAGCGCGCGAGTTGATTCGTGCCGGGGTCGAGCAGGCCGTGCGCGAGCGCGCCAAGTGCACCCCCTTTGTCTTGGCTCAGGGCTACACGGTAGAGATTGAGTTCACCAAAGAAGACAAAGCCTACCGCGCACAGTGGTATCCAGGGGCAGAGCGCGTGAACGAGCGGACGGTGCGCTTTATGTCCGACGACTTTTTGGCTTGCCTGCGCTTCTTTGATTTCGTGAGTTGA
- the proS gene encoding proline--tRNA ligase, whose product MSEQRKLTSQSEDFSAWYLEAIQRAELMDYAPVRGCIVFRPEGYELWERIQAGLDARFKATGHRNAYFPMLIPESFMQKEKEHVEGFNPELPWVTEAGGEKLEERLALRPTSETIIGHMYSKWIQSYRDLPVLLNQWANVFRWEKRTLPFLRTSEFLWQEGHTAHADESEAREETMRMLDIYAEFAEQEMAVPMVKGQKTPSERFAGAVDTYSIEGMMKDGKALQAGTSHYLGQNFAAGFDIKFLDRDNQLKLVHTTSWGVSTRLIGALVMVHGDEKGVALPPRLAPTQVVMIPIGPPKLREKVMEKFDGVFTALRQAGVRVKSDISDATPGFKFNEWEMRGVPLRLELGPRDVDSNQCVLVRRDTGEKTTASLENIVARVKMLLDEIQLNMYQRALAFRSANSHTHIESLADLTNHISAKEASGELAGWVLAGWCGKESCESAIKEETKFTSRNIPFDPPTTKTHCITCGAPASTTLWLARAY is encoded by the coding sequence ATGTCCGAACAACGCAAACTAACCTCCCAGAGCGAGGACTTCTCCGCGTGGTATCTTGAAGCTATACAGAGAGCTGAACTCATGGACTACGCGCCCGTGCGCGGCTGCATCGTCTTTCGTCCCGAAGGGTACGAGCTCTGGGAGCGCATCCAAGCAGGGCTCGACGCGCGGTTTAAGGCCACCGGGCACAGGAACGCCTACTTTCCCATGCTTATCCCAGAGAGCTTTATGCAAAAAGAGAAGGAGCACGTCGAAGGCTTTAACCCCGAGCTCCCTTGGGTGACAGAGGCCGGCGGCGAGAAGCTAGAGGAGCGCCTAGCACTGCGTCCTACATCCGAGACCATTATCGGGCATATGTACAGCAAGTGGATTCAGAGCTACCGCGACCTGCCGGTGCTCCTGAACCAGTGGGCCAACGTCTTTCGCTGGGAAAAGCGCACCCTGCCGTTCTTGCGTACGTCGGAGTTCTTATGGCAGGAAGGCCACACCGCTCATGCCGATGAAAGCGAAGCACGCGAGGAAACCATGCGCATGCTCGACATCTATGCCGAGTTTGCCGAGCAGGAAATGGCTGTACCTATGGTCAAAGGGCAAAAAACGCCGTCCGAGCGTTTCGCCGGTGCAGTCGACACTTACTCGATTGAAGGCATGATGAAAGACGGCAAAGCGCTGCAAGCAGGCACTTCGCACTATCTAGGGCAGAACTTCGCCGCAGGGTTTGACATTAAGTTTCTGGACAGGGACAACCAGCTTAAGCTAGTCCATACGACCTCGTGGGGGGTCTCCACCCGCCTGATTGGCGCGCTGGTGATGGTGCACGGCGACGAAAAAGGCGTTGCGCTGCCGCCGCGCCTAGCCCCAACCCAAGTAGTCATGATTCCGATTGGGCCGCCCAAGCTCCGCGAAAAGGTTATGGAAAAATTCGACGGAGTGTTTACGGCACTTAGACAGGCGGGGGTACGCGTAAAGAGCGATATCAGCGACGCAACGCCCGGGTTTAAGTTTAACGAGTGGGAAATGCGCGGTGTGCCGCTGCGCCTTGAGCTTGGCCCGCGCGATGTCGACAGCAACCAGTGTGTTCTCGTGCGGCGTGACACCGGCGAAAAGACAACGGCCAGCCTAGAGAACATCGTGGCACGCGTCAAGATGCTGCTTGACGAGATTCAGCTTAACATGTACCAGCGTGCGCTTGCCTTCCGCTCTGCTAACAGCCACACGCACATTGAGTCACTGGCCGACCTCACGAACCATATCTCCGCCAAAGAGGCATCAGGCGAGCTAGCCGGCTGGGTGCTGGCCGGCTGGTGCGGCAAAGAGTCGTGCGAGTCCGCCATCAAGGAAGAAACGAAGTTCACCTCGCGCAACATCCCCTTCGACCCCCCGACGACCAAGACCCACTGCATAACCTGCGGCGCACCGGCCTCGACCACTCTCTGGCTAGCCCGAGCCTACTAG
- a CDS encoding DMT family transporter, producing the protein MARPLHLLLLTPVVIWSTVFPLSKLVLEHIPPTSLAALRFSIGALCLLGYAIYAFGWPAVYGSFCRRYRTYVLLGFVGIFSNNLLQNLGLARTAAGSASLLSTIDPLFTVVLSLLFLGEKLSKHKAVGLVFAFVGVYLVTTDGRGITDWGNSVGNLLIVAAAMGFSIYTVLSKQVLHHEEPPIVVAWSTSVGAVLLCAASLVLDRHVNWGDLSVSHKLITFYLSVVPTSVSVVVYFYLLQRVQASQAATSLFLIPVFAIIWAVVLLGENVTPAMLVGGGLIISGVWLAIYEHRQVPPQAAC; encoded by the coding sequence ATGGCTCGACCGCTTCACTTACTTCTCCTAACCCCGGTAGTGATATGGTCTACCGTCTTTCCGCTTTCAAAACTGGTGCTGGAGCATATCCCACCCACCTCGCTTGCCGCACTGCGCTTTAGCATCGGAGCGCTGTGCCTGTTAGGTTATGCCATCTATGCTTTCGGCTGGCCTGCAGTCTATGGGTCTTTCTGTCGTCGTTACAGGACTTATGTGCTGCTTGGATTTGTGGGGATCTTCAGCAATAATCTGTTACAAAACTTAGGCTTAGCGCGTACGGCAGCCGGCAGTGCCAGCCTGCTCAGTACTATTGACCCGCTCTTTACAGTCGTGCTCTCACTTTTGTTTCTGGGAGAGAAGCTCAGCAAGCACAAAGCTGTCGGGCTCGTGTTCGCTTTTGTGGGTGTCTACCTCGTTACGACCGACGGACGCGGCATTACCGATTGGGGAAATAGCGTCGGCAACCTGCTGATTGTAGCAGCAGCCATGGGCTTTAGCATCTATACTGTATTGAGTAAACAAGTTCTCCACCACGAAGAGCCCCCCATCGTAGTGGCATGGTCCACCAGTGTGGGGGCTGTTCTCCTGTGTGCCGCAAGTCTAGTCTTAGACCGCCATGTAAACTGGGGAGACCTATCGGTCTCCCACAAGCTAATCACTTTCTATCTCTCTGTCGTTCCAACATCCGTATCCGTCGTGGTTTACTTCTACTTGTTGCAGCGAGTGCAAGCCTCGCAGGCCGCCACCTCGCTCTTTCTCATCCCGGTTTTCGCCATTATCTGGGCTGTTGTGCTCCTTGGCGAGAACGTAACGCCCGCCATGTTAGTTGGGGGTGGGCTAATTATCTCCGGCGTATGGCTAGCGATTTACGAACATAGGCAAGTGCCGCCCCAAGCTGCATGTTAG
- a CDS encoding hemerythrin family protein, with product MAIKWHESLSVGVPEIDQQHQELFRRLNQLLEACNQGKGKESVRELVNFLQEYVVEHFATEERLQKQHGFPGYAEHRAKHAEFMRAAGELKFTLEEQGPTLPFIIAVNKVVVDWLAQHISKMDKEFGRFLATK from the coding sequence ATGGCAATAAAATGGCATGAATCACTATCTGTCGGGGTTCCAGAGATTGACCAACAACACCAAGAGCTTTTCCGGCGGCTTAATCAACTGCTTGAGGCGTGTAATCAGGGAAAGGGCAAAGAGTCGGTACGAGAGTTGGTTAATTTTCTGCAGGAGTATGTGGTCGAGCATTTTGCCACCGAGGAGAGACTGCAAAAGCAACACGGGTTTCCGGGCTACGCCGAGCACCGCGCCAAACATGCGGAGTTTATGAGGGCTGCGGGGGAGCTCAAGTTCACCTTAGAAGAACAAGGCCCGACTTTGCCGTTTATTATCGCTGTCAACAAGGTCGTTGTAGACTGGCTCGCCCAACACATCAGCAAAATGGATAAGGAGTTTGGCCGCTTTTTGGCGACAAAGTGA
- a CDS encoding S-layer homology domain-containing protein: protein MKRIFVLVLVAIVCLTSALPAAARVDERLTAAVQLAKQFFPETDNFRNFRSGLDTRGDRAVFSLHWSGANTDPAGHNPSSLWVSVDISRRLVVSFRHEPSTPRTTPPSLTAIPQFDRAHAERVAREFAQRLAPTQFGTMRLHHVDEPAIRIGRRHWPHFYTLSYIQFVNGIPFAPNSVRIAVNADTGAVQMYDLAWEDYTFPPATGVISQAELERVFGQVGLKLVYQRVQWWRPMQDKESEPFLAFVLEDGSSLAIDAFTGKVTRIGWHGAFPPRAIVEGMAQQDARQGLTPAELKEIEFVAGLLPLERAEIIAREITALPPTVPLTSSQLYVRGDGEMRLWQLHFSQHDRDVQVWAQVTLDAKTGALISFHYSDDEKAEPKPSLTAAEAQQLAQAFLQQWAADKFPNVRLEVSGSGGVEPHWFTFRRYVNNIPVATDQLGVTVRHDRRVTSFHSNWYEGKFPSPAGALTPAQMTALFLREHGLHLEYVLDHQADDVTAEAKASSPMPMPMPIPRPEPVPGPVVRLVFRPKALPSYSFDAFTGKNIDHTGEEIKPVVKPVYTDIAGHWAERDIAQLVGLGLLRLPGPAFKPDAVITVGEFLRVLADASGMSGDFTTMTRSFAVQSGILEQPEAEKVDLNLPLTRELMAYYLARQQGHGQTAALRGIWATPFRDFAQVAPEYQGSVAVVHALGLMAGDTAGNFLPQQQTTRAQAIVIIGRMLHMK, encoded by the coding sequence GTGAAACGCATTTTCGTTCTGGTGCTGGTAGCCATCGTGTGTCTCACCTCTGCTTTGCCTGCGGCGGCGCGGGTGGATGAGAGGCTGACGGCGGCCGTACAGCTTGCCAAGCAGTTTTTCCCGGAGACCGACAACTTCCGCAACTTCCGCTCGGGCCTCGATACGCGCGGCGATAGGGCAGTCTTTAGCCTACATTGGTCGGGCGCAAATACCGACCCGGCAGGCCATAACCCGTCTAGCCTGTGGGTGAGCGTGGATATCAGCCGGAGACTGGTAGTCTCTTTCCGGCACGAGCCGTCAACTCCCCGCACGACGCCGCCGAGCCTTACCGCCATACCGCAGTTTGACCGTGCGCATGCGGAGAGAGTCGCGCGCGAGTTTGCACAGCGCTTGGCTCCCACGCAGTTTGGCACCATGCGCCTGCACCACGTAGACGAACCGGCGATAAGAATCGGCAGGCGTCACTGGCCGCACTTCTACACGCTAAGCTACATCCAGTTTGTAAACGGCATCCCATTCGCCCCAAACTCCGTGCGTATTGCTGTTAATGCCGACACCGGCGCGGTGCAGATGTACGACCTAGCCTGGGAAGACTACACCTTCCCCCCGGCGACAGGTGTCATTTCGCAGGCAGAACTTGAGCGCGTGTTTGGGCAGGTTGGGCTTAAGCTTGTCTATCAGCGCGTGCAGTGGTGGCGCCCCATGCAAGATAAAGAGAGTGAGCCATTTCTGGCTTTTGTGCTTGAGGATGGCTCCTCGTTGGCCATTGACGCTTTCACCGGCAAGGTGACGCGCATCGGGTGGCATGGGGCTTTCCCGCCGCGAGCCATAGTCGAAGGCATGGCACAACAAGATGCCCGGCAAGGACTTACTCCCGCGGAGCTAAAGGAAATTGAGTTCGTGGCCGGCTTATTGCCGCTTGAGCGGGCCGAAATTATTGCGCGGGAAATAACTGCGCTCCCGCCCACGGTGCCGCTGACGAGTAGCCAGCTGTACGTGCGGGGAGACGGTGAAATGCGCCTGTGGCAGCTGCACTTCTCTCAGCACGATAGAGACGTGCAAGTTTGGGCGCAGGTGACGCTAGACGCCAAAACAGGTGCGCTCATTAGCTTCCACTACTCCGATGACGAGAAAGCCGAGCCCAAGCCAAGTCTTACGGCTGCGGAGGCGCAGCAACTCGCGCAGGCTTTTCTGCAACAATGGGCCGCCGACAAGTTCCCGAATGTAAGGCTTGAAGTAAGCGGCTCAGGGGGCGTGGAGCCCCATTGGTTTACATTCCGCCGCTACGTCAATAACATTCCGGTGGCAACCGACCAACTTGGCGTGACAGTGCGCCACGACCGGCGCGTGACGAGCTTTCACTCCAACTGGTATGAAGGCAAGTTCCCCTCTCCGGCAGGCGCGCTTACTCCTGCGCAAATGACGGCCTTGTTCCTACGGGAGCACGGTCTTCACCTCGAGTATGTGCTTGACCATCAGGCAGACGACGTAACCGCCGAGGCAAAGGCGTCTTCGCCCATGCCTATGCCTATGCCTATACCAAGGCCCGAGCCCGTGCCCGGACCGGTAGTAAGGCTGGTGTTTAGACCCAAGGCCTTGCCTTCGTATTCCTTTGATGCCTTCACCGGTAAGAATATCGACCATACAGGCGAAGAGATAAAGCCGGTTGTTAAGCCCGTTTACACAGACATTGCCGGCCATTGGGCAGAACGCGATATAGCTCAGCTGGTAGGTCTCGGACTCCTGCGGCTGCCGGGCCCGGCGTTTAAGCCTGACGCAGTCATAACCGTGGGCGAGTTCCTGCGTGTTTTGGCGGATGCCTCCGGCATGAGCGGCGACTTTACGACTATGACTCGCTCGTTTGCCGTGCAAAGCGGCATACTAGAGCAGCCCGAGGCCGAAAAAGTCGACCTCAATCTACCTCTTACCCGCGAGTTGATGGCCTATTACCTAGCTCGCCAACAGGGACATGGCCAAACGGCCGCCTTAAGGGGCATTTGGGCGACTCCGTTTAGGGACTTTGCCCAAGTGGCACCTGAGTACCAAGGCTCGGTAGCCGTAGTGCACGCCTTAGGCCTCATGGCTGGCGACACGGCGGGCAACTTCCTGCCGCAGCAGCAAACTACACGGGCCCAAGCCATAGTCATTATTGGGCGTATGCTACACATGAAGTAG
- a CDS encoding IS1182 family transposase, giving the protein MIRKGREFAQLDMFDGDMVFEEMIPPNHWARAFRSFFANLLPKDFFDGMYHERLGRPANDPVILTAALALQEYLHLSDRELERRVRYNLEIKFALGLPAFHKGFDHSVFDAHRNRLRKHGKDKELFALVLRHMVDSGLVKSSETMFVDATHIEPAITIVSPVALTRRAISNVVRALDKSEQVSHQELRDIGLGDYLQHITRQEKAGRFDEGKLSEVKRAEVLREVYRQATTLLELVEGAAIGDAAEEVAVLRTVLSQSLKKTEGGVETLKRHESQDRIVSVADPEARYGRKSKLKTFNGYKAHIAVTKQGVITATTVSPGNVADGNELPAISEQLAENELKPKIMGTDSAYGWGENQEFAKTNGFDLYAKPTNFKPLPEGFTYDSDKKTIVCPNGVHGKPGKEVNNKTHYSFLVENCRGCERFSTCRGKDQRKRIEISRFYSLNEAAHNRCSTEEYKVVMKDRYVVERAFYGIAVASGMRKLRRWGKRNVEYTLNLISAITNILCHLRRARAEVLPRMV; this is encoded by the coding sequence ATGATACGTAAGGGTCGGGAGTTTGCGCAATTAGACATGTTCGATGGGGACATGGTTTTCGAAGAGATGATTCCGCCAAACCATTGGGCGCGGGCCTTTAGGTCTTTCTTTGCTAACCTTCTCCCAAAAGACTTTTTTGATGGCATGTACCACGAGCGGTTGGGCCGCCCCGCGAACGATCCTGTTATCCTCACTGCTGCCCTGGCTCTGCAGGAGTACCTACACCTCTCAGATCGCGAACTGGAAAGACGCGTTCGCTACAACCTAGAGATTAAGTTTGCCTTGGGGCTCCCAGCCTTTCATAAGGGCTTTGATCATAGCGTTTTTGACGCCCATCGGAACAGGCTGCGCAAACACGGTAAAGACAAGGAGCTATTCGCCTTGGTTCTTAGACACATGGTTGATTCGGGCTTGGTCAAGAGTAGTGAGACCATGTTCGTAGACGCAACACACATTGAGCCTGCAATCACCATCGTCAGTCCGGTGGCCCTCACTAGGCGCGCTATCTCTAACGTTGTTCGCGCACTAGATAAATCTGAGCAAGTTTCTCATCAAGAGCTGCGAGACATCGGGCTTGGGGATTACTTACAGCACATCACCAGACAAGAAAAGGCAGGGCGCTTTGATGAGGGCAAGCTTAGCGAGGTGAAGCGTGCGGAAGTGCTGCGGGAAGTATACAGACAGGCAACAACCTTGCTCGAACTCGTAGAGGGTGCGGCCATCGGAGACGCTGCAGAAGAAGTCGCCGTGTTGCGTACCGTCCTTAGCCAGAGCCTAAAGAAGACCGAGGGTGGCGTAGAAACTCTGAAGCGCCATGAAAGCCAAGATAGGATAGTTTCTGTAGCAGACCCAGAAGCGAGATATGGGCGGAAGAGTAAGCTAAAAACCTTCAATGGCTACAAAGCACACATTGCGGTAACTAAGCAGGGGGTCATCACCGCCACCACCGTAAGTCCCGGCAACGTTGCAGATGGCAATGAGCTTCCAGCAATTTCAGAACAGCTAGCAGAGAACGAGCTTAAGCCAAAAATCATGGGCACAGATAGCGCTTACGGTTGGGGTGAGAACCAGGAGTTTGCCAAGACCAATGGGTTTGATCTTTATGCAAAACCGACCAATTTCAAGCCCCTGCCAGAGGGATTTACGTATGACTCAGACAAGAAGACCATAGTTTGTCCCAATGGGGTTCACGGTAAGCCGGGCAAGGAAGTGAACAACAAGACGCACTACTCCTTTCTGGTTGAAAACTGCAGAGGTTGTGAAAGGTTCTCCACCTGTCGTGGCAAGGACCAACGAAAACGCATCGAGATCAGCAGATTCTACTCGTTAAACGAGGCAGCGCACAACAGATGTAGTACAGAAGAGTACAAGGTCGTAATGAAGGATCGTTACGTGGTGGAGCGTGCTTTCTACGGAATCGCTGTTGCCTCCGGAATGCGCAAGTTACGACGCTGGGGCAAACGCAATGTCGAGTACACACTAAACCTTATCTCGGCCATTACGAACATTCTATGCCACCTACGGCGCGCCAGGGCTGAAGTGTTGCCGAGAATGGTCTAG
- a CDS encoding ABC transporter ATP-binding protein translates to MSKINLVGITKSYDAKLVLDNLALCIDNGSLVALLGPSGSGKSTLLKLIAGLEMPSAGQVLFDDCDVTLLPARHRQAVIVFQDHCLFPHLTVKENVAFGLRARGESRGVIDKKVGEILEVVRLPQRRNSLPHELSGGEKQRIALARACVLQPRVLLLDEPFSNLDVNLRLSMREFVVALQRELKLTCVLVTHDKEEAFAMAERVAVLLDGRLEQVDTPESLYARPISRKVATFLGDCNFLPGTILDGKFVCTLGAFPNKHSTGNGRRAIGMLRYEHVDLARGTCPTNGRITGRVFAGRQTTYSVELADGTMLTAATCKEFFAVGDGVFVTCAERAMQVYVD, encoded by the coding sequence ATGTCTAAGATAAATCTGGTGGGAATCACAAAGTCATATGACGCCAAGTTGGTCCTAGATAACTTAGCGTTATGCATAGACAACGGTTCTCTGGTAGCTCTACTCGGGCCTTCCGGAAGCGGCAAGTCTACCTTGCTAAAGCTTATCGCGGGACTTGAGATGCCAAGCGCCGGGCAGGTGCTCTTTGACGACTGCGATGTTACCTTATTGCCGGCGAGGCATCGGCAGGCTGTAATCGTGTTTCAGGACCACTGCCTGTTCCCGCACTTAACAGTGAAAGAGAACGTCGCCTTTGGGCTGCGTGCGCGGGGCGAGAGCAGGGGAGTCATCGACAAGAAGGTCGGCGAAATCTTGGAAGTGGTGCGGCTGCCGCAGCGCAGGAATAGCTTGCCGCACGAGCTTTCCGGCGGAGAAAAACAGCGGATTGCCCTGGCTCGTGCCTGTGTGCTGCAACCTCGCGTACTGCTCTTAGACGAACCTTTTTCGAACTTAGACGTTAACCTGCGGCTCAGCATGCGCGAGTTTGTCGTCGCCCTACAGCGCGAGCTTAAGCTCACCTGCGTTTTGGTCACACATGACAAAGAAGAGGCGTTTGCTATGGCCGAGCGCGTAGCCGTGCTACTTGACGGTCGTTTGGAGCAAGTCGACACACCGGAAAGTCTATACGCGCGGCCCATCAGCCGGAAAGTAGCGACATTTCTCGGGGACTGCAACTTTCTGCCGGGCACCATTCTAGACGGCAAATTTGTCTGCACACTCGGCGCCTTCCCAAACAAGCATTCCACAGGTAACGGCAGACGGGCCATCGGCATGTTGCGCTATGAACATGTAGACTTAGCACGAGGCACCTGCCCGACAAATGGTCGAATTACAGGCAGAGTTTTCGCCGGCCGACAGACGACTTATAGTGTCGAGCTCGCAGACGGAACCATGCTCACTGCGGCCACGTGCAAAGAATTCTTCGCCGTCGGCGATGGGGTTTTCGTCACCTGTGCAGAGCGTGCCATGCAGGTTTATGTGGATTGA
- a CDS encoding DUF368 domain-containing protein, whose product MRFARDIVLGLVIGIAGITPGLSGGALAAAMGIYEPIIRALSSLSRSFRKNALFLLPLACGGLVGVLAFSRIMEWLMLAYPSQVKLLFLGLVAGSLPALIREANSTGFRLRYVLATITALTVMYRGAELLAWPRVTDGAFSALHYTYFGFIYAIGSIIPGISSSFVLIHIGSYDDLLRAIATVDIPVLVPAGLGFGLGIVLLVRAVEQVFARYHGLAYYSILGFLLGSALLIWPDITLGWMLFLDAGVFVAGIMLSALLLKFCARA is encoded by the coding sequence ATGCGTTTTGCACGCGACATTGTCTTGGGATTAGTGATTGGAATCGCTGGGATAACGCCGGGGCTAAGTGGCGGAGCTCTGGCGGCGGCCATGGGCATATACGAACCGATTATCCGCGCGCTGAGTTCGCTTTCGCGAAGCTTCCGCAAGAACGCACTTTTTCTCTTGCCTTTAGCCTGTGGCGGGCTGGTAGGCGTGCTGGCCTTCTCCCGCATTATGGAATGGCTGATGCTCGCTTATCCCAGCCAAGTTAAACTCCTGTTTCTCGGCCTTGTAGCAGGGAGCCTGCCTGCCCTTATCCGCGAGGCCAACAGCACCGGGTTTCGCTTGCGCTACGTGTTGGCGACGATTACTGCGCTCACAGTTATGTACCGCGGAGCCGAGCTGTTGGCGTGGCCGCGCGTGACGGACGGGGCGTTCTCCGCTCTGCACTACACTTACTTTGGCTTCATATATGCCATAGGGTCGATTATCCCTGGGATTAGTTCCTCCTTTGTCCTTATCCATATCGGGTCGTATGACGACCTCCTGCGCGCAATCGCTACCGTCGACATCCCCGTGCTAGTCCCGGCCGGGCTTGGCTTTGGCTTAGGGATAGTGCTCCTTGTGCGCGCCGTCGAACAGGTATTTGCGCGCTACCACGGGCTGGCTTATTACTCTATCCTCGGCTTCTTGCTAGGTTCGGCCCTGCTCATATGGCCAGATATCACACTCGGTTGGATGCTTTTTCTCGATGCGGGCGTCTTCGTTGCCGGCATCATGCTAAGCGCTCTGCTGCTAAAATTCTGCGCGCGTGCCTGA
- a CDS encoding zf-TFIIB domain-containing protein produces MLCPVCPNVELKMSERKGVEIDYCPKCRGVWLDRGELDKIIELSGPERMERGERQERNERQERGEPRSERFDDDRRDPRRRKSLLGDLFDF; encoded by the coding sequence ATGCTATGCCCTGTCTGCCCGAACGTCGAGCTTAAGATGTCTGAACGCAAAGGTGTGGAAATAGACTACTGCCCTAAGTGCCGCGGTGTTTGGCTTGACCGGGGGGAACTCGATAAGATTATCGAGCTATCCGGGCCGGAGCGCATGGAGCGCGGCGAGCGTCAGGAACGCAATGAGCGCCAAGAGCGCGGCGAACCTCGCTCGGAACGCTTCGATGACGACAGGCGCGACCCTCGCCGCCGCAAGTCACTGCTTGGCGACCTGTTTGACTTCTAA
- a CDS encoding hemerythrin family protein, whose translation MPVKWNDTLAVGVAQIDEQHKELFERMNNLLEACNKGKGKEAVRPMIAFLEEYGLEHFSDEEKLQKAAGYPQYEQHRQLHSDFLRNVRMLNAKLEEHGPTLPFVIEVNTTVVNWLTAHISKTDKELGAFLKAKR comes from the coding sequence ATGCCGGTTAAATGGAACGATACCCTAGCCGTCGGTGTAGCCCAAATTGACGAACAACACAAGGAGCTGTTTGAGCGGATGAACAATCTGCTCGAGGCCTGCAATAAAGGCAAGGGAAAGGAAGCAGTACGCCCAATGATTGCCTTTCTTGAGGAGTATGGCTTAGAGCACTTCAGCGACGAAGAGAAACTGCAGAAAGCCGCAGGGTACCCACAGTACGAGCAACACAGACAGCTACATAGCGATTTCTTGCGCAACGTACGCATGTTGAATGCTAAGCTTGAGGAGCACGGGCCCACGCTACCTTTTGTCATTGAGGTTAACACGACAGTGGTTAACTGGCTGACCGCTCATATTAGTAAGACCGATAAAGAACTCGGGGCATTCCTGAAAGCAAAAAGGTAA